One genomic segment of Culturomica massiliensis includes these proteins:
- a CDS encoding S8 family serine peptidase, producing the protein MNHKLFFLLLGLLFLGCQDDKLGNEDKSKEQPGWTRESRTNFLPGVIRIKLQSGSSEKVRLSSAAGTAQMGISEIDRIAAELGASQIKRVFPPAGKFEARQHAAGLDLWYDIRFNQDVPLTRAAADLSSVAGIDIIEPVRRAVRTGGDRIVPVDAAALVKPAATGTFNDPLLSKQWHYNNNGSIQYSVEGADINLQRAWDVTAGSREVIVAVVDGGIDINHEDLRDNVWRNEDEQEGLDDNDNNGYDGDVYGWNFVHDSPNIVAHAHGTHVAGTIAAVNNNGIGVCGVAGGSGNNDGVRVMSCQIFAPNAQDPDKDDGTQQIPSAIVYGANNGAVISQNSWSYTFDEGVTPTFPRATKEAIDYFITYAGIDETGIQTGPMKGGIVIFSAGNSNRDYLEYPAQYDKVLSVASMAPDFKKAYYSNYADWVDITAPGGSFRYGGKYNDNCAILSTLPDNNYGYMQGTSMACPHVSGVAALIVSEYGVGHPGFTPEDLRKRILNTARDIDAHNPEFAGKLGVGYIDAARAVQTDAGIAPEPVNDLQVVWKSNSAELAWSVTADQDNGTADHYDIYLSTQPFGNTDLSTLDVTGRVDVGNKAAGEGVAATLSNLTPKTVYYIAVVGVDMFGNRSSAAFESGETLSNQPPVVTRRNSGDILLKAYQTRKEYFDVTEPEGQGYTFTLNDMKGVSAALEGNAVVVTIKAPEVSAGEAYSGTAVLTVTDEAGAATVVGIPFAIEKNNAPVITQASWENMYFERNGEKQVIPLEDYFTDADGEALSYDITSSVTGLIRTDVENGQLTITSLKNGMATVTVTAGDYFGKTCSREFVVMSRDNRVPVDLYPNPVKDRMNIRMGKEVQGKIGVTLYNTGGTQVWESAETISPFGPAQVDLSRLPGGSYVVVVKYNGKEYKNNIVKL; encoded by the coding sequence GGGCTGTCAGGATGATAAACTCGGAAACGAGGATAAAAGCAAGGAGCAACCCGGATGGACCCGGGAAAGCCGGACAAACTTCCTTCCCGGCGTCATCCGGATAAAACTGCAATCCGGAAGTTCTGAAAAAGTACGCCTTTCTTCTGCCGCCGGGACGGCACAGATGGGGATTTCCGAAATCGACCGCATCGCCGCCGAACTCGGGGCCTCACAGATCAAGAGGGTATTCCCGCCTGCCGGAAAGTTCGAAGCCCGGCAACACGCCGCCGGACTTGACCTGTGGTATGACATCCGCTTCAATCAGGATGTTCCCCTGACAAGGGCCGCCGCCGATCTTTCGTCCGTAGCGGGCATCGACATCATAGAACCTGTCCGCCGGGCCGTCCGCACAGGCGGCGACCGCATCGTCCCCGTTGATGCCGCAGCCCTTGTAAAACCGGCTGCCACGGGGACCTTCAACGACCCCCTTCTGTCAAAACAATGGCATTACAACAACAACGGAAGCATCCAGTACTCCGTAGAAGGGGCTGACATCAACCTGCAAAGGGCCTGGGACGTCACCGCCGGTTCCCGCGAAGTGATCGTCGCCGTCGTTGACGGGGGAATCGATATCAACCACGAAGACCTCCGGGACAACGTATGGAGAAACGAAGACGAGCAGGAAGGCCTGGACGACAACGATAACAACGGCTATGACGGGGATGTATACGGATGGAACTTCGTACACGACAGCCCGAACATCGTGGCTCACGCACACGGTACCCACGTTGCGGGAACGATTGCCGCCGTCAATAACAACGGCATCGGCGTGTGCGGCGTTGCAGGAGGAAGCGGGAACAACGACGGAGTACGTGTCATGAGCTGCCAGATTTTCGCCCCCAATGCACAGGACCCAGACAAGGACGACGGCACCCAGCAAATTCCCTCTGCCATTGTTTACGGAGCCAACAACGGGGCCGTCATCAGCCAGAACAGCTGGTCCTATACATTTGACGAAGGGGTTACCCCGACCTTCCCCAGGGCTACCAAAGAAGCCATCGATTATTTTATCACTTATGCGGGAATAGATGAAACAGGCATACAGACCGGCCCCATGAAGGGCGGTATCGTGATCTTCTCTGCCGGCAACAGCAACCGGGACTACCTCGAATATCCCGCCCAGTATGATAAAGTCCTTTCAGTAGCCTCCATGGCTCCGGATTTCAAAAAGGCCTATTATTCCAATTATGCAGACTGGGTTGATATAACCGCTCCCGGAGGAAGTTTCCGCTACGGCGGCAAATACAACGACAACTGTGCCATCCTGAGCACCCTGCCCGACAACAACTACGGATACATGCAGGGCACCTCCATGGCCTGTCCCCATGTCTCCGGGGTTGCGGCGCTGATCGTTTCCGAATACGGCGTGGGACATCCCGGCTTTACCCCGGAGGACCTGCGCAAGCGCATCCTCAATACCGCAAGGGATATCGATGCCCACAATCCGGAGTTCGCCGGAAAGCTCGGCGTCGGCTACATTGATGCCGCCCGCGCCGTACAGACCGATGCTGGGATTGCTCCCGAACCGGTGAATGACCTGCAGGTTGTCTGGAAATCAAATTCTGCAGAGCTTGCCTGGAGTGTTACGGCCGACCAGGACAACGGGACGGCTGACCACTATGACATTTACCTGAGCACACAGCCGTTCGGGAACACGGACCTCAGTACCCTTGACGTAACCGGGAGGGTGGATGTCGGAAACAAGGCTGCCGGAGAAGGCGTGGCTGCCACGCTCAGCAATCTGACCCCAAAAACCGTTTACTATATCGCGGTCGTTGGCGTCGACATGTTCGGAAACCGTTCGTCTGCCGCCTTCGAAAGCGGTGAAACTCTGAGCAACCAACCCCCGGTTGTAACGCGCAGGAATTCAGGGGACATCCTGCTTAAAGCCTATCAGACAAGGAAGGAATACTTCGACGTGACAGAGCCGGAAGGACAGGGGTATACATTCACCCTGAACGATATGAAAGGCGTTTCGGCTGCCCTGGAAGGCAATGCGGTTGTCGTTACCATCAAAGCCCCGGAAGTTTCGGCAGGGGAAGCATACAGCGGTACGGCCGTACTGACCGTCACGGATGAAGCCGGAGCTGCAACGGTTGTCGGCATCCCGTTCGCCATAGAGAAAAACAACGCCCCCGTTATCACCCAGGCATCCTGGGAAAACATGTACTTTGAGCGCAACGGGGAAAAGCAGGTTATCCCCCTGGAGGACTACTTTACGGATGCAGACGGGGAAGCCCTCAGTTACGATATCACCAGTTCCGTCACCGGACTTATAAGAACGGACGTAGAGAACGGGCAGCTGACCATTACTTCCCTCAAAAACGGGATGGCCACAGTCACGGTTACTGCCGGCGATTATTTCGGAAAGACATGCAGCCGCGAATTTGTAGTGATGTCGAGGGACAACCGCGTGCCTGTCGACCTTTATCCCAATCCGGTAAAGGACAGGATGAATATCCGCATGGGCAAAGAGGTACAGGGGAAGATCGGCGTTACCCTTTACAATACAGGAGGGACACAGGTATGGGAATCGGCAGAGACGATCTCTCCGTTCGGTCCGGCACAGGTGGATCTGAGCAGATTACCGGGGGGCAGTTATGTGGTGGTAGTGAAATACAACGGTAAAGAATACAAGAA